The following nucleotide sequence is from Acidobacteriota bacterium.
AATTTTTGACCCGAAAACCGAAACCTGGACATTGCTCGATAGCTGCGTTGAAAGACGGTTATATCATTCGGTCGCTTTATTGCTTCCTGATGGGCGTGTGTTATCGGCAGGTGGCGGACTGCCGGCGGCAGGTGGCAGCGATTATGATCACGATAATGCCGAAATTTTCTCGCCTCCCTATTTGGCGAAAGGCTCACGTCCAACGATTTCGTTCGCACCAAGTAAATTTTCTTATGGCAATAAAATCAGTATCACCACGCCCGATATTCAAAATATTTCGATGGTCAGCCTGATTCGACTTTCATCGGTCACTCACTCGTTCAACATGGAACAGCGGTTTATTCAATTAAACTTCGCTAAACAAAACAACCGATTAATAGTACAAACGCCTTCGAGCGCGAATATCTGTCCACCGGGATTTTATTTGCTGTTTATTTTAAATCAGCAGGGGATTCCGTCTGTCGGTAAGATTGTCCAAATTATCAAATAGTAATTCGGAGTATGCCTTGAAGCGCGGGATTAAACACATCTGAAAAAGCAGAAGGTGAATATGTCAGGAACAAAATCACGTGGAGAACTATACAGTTGTGGAATCATCACGATAATGGTGGTGTTATGGTTATCGGTAATTTCTTTCGCCAAAACCAACTCCAAAATAACCAGGCAAAAGGGGAAAACGGCTATCCACCAAACCTGTCATAAAAACGCTTCTCAGCCCAACACCTCACAACCTTCAAAATTTCGGAATGCCACAATTCCTGATGTCGAGGTTATCGACCAAGATGGAAAAACCTGGCACTTCTTTAGCGATTTAATTTTAAATGAACAGGTGGCGATCAATTTTATCTACACCACCTGTGAAGCCCTTTGCCCAATGCAAGCTAAAACTTTTAGCAATATACAAGCTGAACTTGAAAATCAGCCAAGCAATTTGAAGCTAATATCCATCAGTATTGACCCGGA
It contains:
- a CDS encoding SCO family protein; this encodes MSGTKSRGELYSCGIITIMVVLWLSVISFAKTNSKITRQKGKTAIHQTCHKNASQPNTSQPSKFRNATIPDVEVIDQDGKTWHFFSDLILNEQVAINFIYTTCEALCPMQAKTFSNIQAELENQPSNLKLISISIDPENDSPEKLKNWASQFNAKPGWTFLTGKKSEIEKLLKAMIGDSTGFKQHASIMFIGNAKADRWEQTFSFAPPNRVFEILKNLSKPEY